Proteins from a genomic interval of Providencia stuartii:
- a CDS encoding methyl-accepting chemotaxis protein, which yields MTSIPFITQNEYQLEDDTTLMTTSDLEGNITHANDDFIKVSGYSLSELMHQPHNIIRHPDMPKAAFADMWNTLKNGEPWTGIVKNRRKNGDHYWVRANICPMVREGVMTGYMSIRTKASREEIAVAEPLYQSLNEGHRHRKLHKGLVLTSYWFSQYPALSIRWRIRGLMLLLLTTWISLAALSSLQDSALFLTTLLALIILGTGNFLLEQMIAKPIENVAKQALDVARGQKHSINPLHRVDEIGMMLRSIGQLGLVCRWLTNDVSCQIGNVHQESELLVKDCDELEQHTQKTVGYVQQTVAAMNQISVSVQMNAENTIRADKLSSETSDTALHAAEAMKNVVHTMDEIVHSTSKINAITDVIKTIAFQTNILALNAAVEAARAGEQGKGFAVVADEVRSLASRSASAVNDIRDLIDDCENKVHSGKLHVHTTGDTLQDVVNQVQNVTQLINHISHATSEQAAGLTEITQAVFELESIAQKNTILVEQSANASEIVQKHAIRLDDAIVILH from the coding sequence ATGACGAGCATTCCTTTTATTACACAAAACGAATATCAACTAGAAGACGATACCACCCTCATGACCACTAGCGACTTAGAGGGAAATATCACACACGCAAACGATGACTTTATAAAAGTTAGTGGTTATTCACTTTCTGAACTCATGCATCAGCCTCACAATATCATCCGCCACCCCGATATGCCTAAAGCGGCATTTGCCGACATGTGGAACACGTTAAAAAATGGCGAACCCTGGACGGGAATAGTGAAAAACCGCCGTAAAAATGGTGACCACTATTGGGTGAGAGCCAATATTTGTCCGATGGTGAGAGAAGGCGTGATGACGGGTTACATGTCAATTCGCACTAAGGCTTCACGCGAGGAAATTGCCGTGGCTGAGCCACTCTATCAATCATTAAATGAAGGTCATCGTCATCGCAAACTTCATAAAGGATTGGTGCTGACGTCGTATTGGTTTAGCCAATACCCCGCCCTGTCAATACGCTGGCGAATTCGCGGACTCATGCTGCTATTATTAACAACGTGGATAAGCTTGGCTGCGTTATCAAGCCTGCAAGACTCTGCTCTTTTTCTCACGACACTGCTCGCTTTAATCATACTGGGCACCGGTAATTTCTTACTTGAACAGATGATTGCCAAACCTATTGAAAATGTAGCCAAACAAGCACTTGATGTTGCTAGAGGTCAGAAACATAGCATCAATCCTCTACATCGTGTTGATGAAATTGGCATGATGTTACGCTCTATTGGCCAGTTAGGATTAGTCTGTCGTTGGCTAACCAATGATGTGTCTTGCCAAATTGGCAATGTACATCAAGAAAGTGAATTATTAGTAAAAGACTGTGATGAGCTTGAGCAACACACGCAAAAAACCGTTGGCTATGTACAACAAACCGTTGCTGCAATGAACCAAATATCCGTTTCAGTACAAATGAATGCTGAAAATACAATTCGAGCAGATAAACTGTCCAGCGAAACCAGTGATACCGCGTTACATGCGGCAGAAGCCATGAAAAACGTGGTACACACCATGGATGAGATCGTTCACAGTACCAGCAAAATCAACGCCATAACCGATGTGATAAAAACCATCGCTTTTCAAACCAATATTTTGGCACTCAATGCCGCGGTTGAAGCGGCCCGAGCCGGAGAGCAAGGAAAAGGCTTTGCCGTTGTCGCCGATGAAGTGCGTAGTCTAGCCAGTCGCAGTGCCAGCGCGGTTAATGATATCCGAGATCTTATTGATGACTGTGAGAATAAAGTGCACTCCGGCAAACTTCATGTTCATACCACCGGAGACACATTACAAGACGTGGTCAATCAAGTGCAAAATGTGACCCAATTAATTAATCACATCAGCCATGCAACCTCTGAACAAGCCGCTGGACTGACAGAAATCACTCAAGCGGTATTTGAACTTGAGTCGATCGCTCAGAAAAATACCATTTTGGTAGAACAAAGTGCCAACGCATCAGAAATCGTCCAAAAACATGCCATACGACTTGATGATGCCATTGTTATTTTACATTAA
- the tsaD gene encoding tRNA (adenosine(37)-N6)-threonylcarbamoyltransferase complex transferase subunit TsaD, with protein sequence MRVLGIETSCDETGIAIYDDKAGLLANQLYSQIKVHADYGGVVPELASRDHIRKTVPLIQAALKQANLTSADIDAVAYTAGPGLVGALMVGATVGRSLAFAWGVPAVAVHHMEGHLLAPMLEEKSPEFPFVALLVSGGHTQLISVTGIGEYELLGESIDDAAGEAFDKTAKLLGLDYPGGPALSRMAQQGTQGRFVFPRPMTDRPGLDFSFSGLKTFAANTIRENADDEQTRADIARAFEDAVVDTLAIKCKRALEKTGFKRLVMAGGVSANRTLRAKMEEVLKQRGGEAFYARPEFCTDNGAMIALAGLIRLKGGATTGLGITVRPRWPLAELPPLVESDQ encoded by the coding sequence ATGCGCGTTTTAGGTATCGAAACATCCTGCGATGAAACCGGAATCGCAATCTATGATGATAAGGCCGGTCTATTAGCTAACCAATTATACAGTCAGATAAAAGTCCATGCTGACTACGGTGGGGTGGTCCCTGAACTGGCTTCTCGCGATCACATTCGTAAAACGGTTCCACTGATTCAAGCTGCGCTCAAACAAGCCAACCTGACAAGTGCCGACATCGATGCTGTCGCTTATACAGCAGGCCCAGGGCTTGTTGGAGCATTAATGGTTGGTGCGACAGTGGGACGCTCGCTCGCGTTTGCATGGGGCGTACCAGCAGTTGCTGTTCATCATATGGAAGGGCATTTACTCGCTCCTATGCTTGAAGAGAAAAGCCCCGAATTTCCATTCGTTGCTTTGCTCGTTTCGGGGGGGCACACCCAGTTAATTAGCGTAACGGGTATTGGTGAGTATGAATTACTTGGTGAGTCGATTGATGACGCAGCGGGCGAAGCGTTTGATAAAACAGCAAAACTATTAGGGTTAGATTATCCGGGTGGTCCAGCGTTATCACGTATGGCGCAGCAAGGTACGCAAGGGCGCTTTGTTTTTCCGCGGCCAATGACCGATCGCCCGGGACTGGATTTTAGTTTTTCAGGCTTAAAAACATTCGCAGCAAATACCATTCGAGAAAATGCAGACGATGAGCAAACACGAGCCGATATTGCCCGTGCTTTTGAAGATGCGGTTGTCGATACGTTAGCAATAAAATGTAAGCGTGCACTTGAGAAAACAGGCTTTAAACGCTTAGTGATGGCGGGCGGGGTTAGCGCAAATCGCACATTACGCGCCAAAATGGAAGAGGTGTTGAAACAACGCGGCGGTGAAGCATTTTATGCACGCCCTGAGTTTTGTACCGATAATGGTGCCATGATCGCATTAGCTGGGCTAATTCGTTTAAAAGGTGGCGCAACAACGGGATTAGGTATCACAGTTCGTCCTCGTTGGCCGTTGGCAGAATTACCTCCGTTAGTGGAAAGTGATCAATAA
- the rpsU gene encoding 30S ribosomal protein S21 — MPVIKVRENEPFDVALRRFKRSCEKAGVLAEVRRREFYEKPTTERKRAKASAVKRHAKKLARENARRTRLY, encoded by the coding sequence ATGCCGGTAATTAAAGTACGTGAAAACGAGCCATTCGACGTTGCACTGCGTCGTTTCAAACGTTCCTGCGAAAAAGCAGGAGTCTTAGCTGAAGTACGTCGTCGTGAATTCTATGAAAAACCAACGACTGAGCGTAAACGCGCTAAAGCATCTGCTGTTAAGCGTCACGCTAAGAAACTGGCTCGCGAAAACGCACGCCGTACTCGTCTGTACTAA
- the dnaG gene encoding DNA primase yields the protein MAGRIPRSFINDLLARTDIIDLVDAKVPLKKQGKNHHACCPFHNEKTPSFTVNSERQFYYCFGCGAHGNAIDFLMNYDKLDFVEAIEELSALHGLDVPYETGTGASQIELHQRQNLYQLMEKINHFYHAALSHPSATKAKDYLSQRGLTADIIEHFSIGFAPAGWDNLLKKFAVNPESRKQLDDAGMLVTNDNGRTYDRFRERVMFPIRDRRGRVIAFGGRVLGDALPKYLNSPETDIFHKGRQLFGLYEVTQHSHELNKLLVVEGYMDVVALAQYGIRYAVASLGTSTTSEHIQLLYRSTDTVICCYDGDRAGREAAWRALETALPYLTDGRQLRFMFLPDGEDPDSLVRKEGKEAFELRMNDAQTLSSFLFDSLVPQVDLKTQEGRAKFSKLAIPLIKQIPGETLRLYMAQELGNFIGIPDISQVLAMIDRENAEPVSYQAPKLKPTTMRILIALLVQNPSFSESVPSLEGIAHIQMPGLSLFQELVDVCQSNPGMTTGQLLELYRDNKFANQLEKLATWNDIEIEEIAEKTFKDALNHLFNSALDERFDYLIAKERTEGLTPEERAEVRLITLSRVKI from the coding sequence ATGGCTGGACGAATCCCGCGTTCATTTATCAATGATTTGTTAGCGAGAACCGACATCATCGATTTAGTCGATGCAAAAGTCCCGTTAAAAAAACAGGGTAAAAATCATCACGCGTGCTGTCCGTTCCATAACGAAAAAACACCTTCTTTCACCGTAAATAGTGAAAGGCAGTTTTATTACTGTTTTGGCTGTGGTGCACATGGTAATGCGATCGACTTTTTGATGAATTACGACAAGCTCGACTTTGTCGAAGCCATCGAAGAACTTTCTGCTTTACATGGCCTTGATGTTCCTTATGAAACAGGAACAGGCGCAAGCCAAATCGAACTTCATCAACGGCAAAATCTGTACCAATTGATGGAGAAAATAAACCATTTTTACCACGCTGCCTTAAGTCATCCATCGGCAACTAAAGCTAAAGATTATTTAAGCCAACGTGGTTTAACAGCTGACATTATTGAGCATTTTTCGATAGGTTTTGCCCCAGCGGGGTGGGATAATTTGCTCAAAAAATTTGCTGTAAACCCAGAAAGTCGCAAACAGCTTGATGATGCAGGCATGTTAGTGACCAATGATAATGGCCGTACTTATGACCGATTCAGGGAACGAGTCATGTTCCCAATTCGTGATCGTCGTGGTCGTGTTATTGCTTTTGGTGGCCGAGTTTTAGGTGATGCGTTACCTAAATATTTAAACTCGCCCGAAACCGATATCTTTCATAAAGGCCGTCAATTATTTGGTCTCTATGAGGTGACACAACACAGTCATGAACTTAATAAGTTACTGGTTGTTGAAGGCTATATGGATGTCGTGGCGTTAGCCCAATATGGCATCCGTTATGCGGTTGCATCACTCGGTACCTCGACAACGTCTGAGCATATTCAATTGCTCTATCGTTCAACAGATACTGTTATTTGTTGTTATGACGGTGACCGAGCAGGAAGAGAAGCAGCGTGGCGTGCACTTGAAACAGCACTGCCTTATTTGACTGATGGCCGCCAGTTACGATTTATGTTTTTACCTGATGGTGAAGATCCTGACTCTTTAGTCCGCAAAGAAGGTAAAGAGGCATTTGAATTACGAATGAATGACGCGCAAACATTATCGTCATTTCTGTTCGACTCACTCGTACCACAGGTTGATTTAAAGACACAAGAAGGGAGAGCAAAATTTAGTAAACTTGCCATCCCTTTGATAAAACAAATACCTGGTGAAACATTGCGCCTCTATATGGCACAAGAATTGGGAAATTTTATCGGTATACCTGATATTTCTCAGGTTCTTGCTATGATTGATAGAGAGAATGCTGAACCGGTCAGTTACCAAGCACCAAAATTAAAACCAACCACAATGCGAATTTTAATCGCTTTGTTGGTGCAGAATCCGAGTTTTTCGGAATCCGTTCCCTCATTAGAGGGGATCGCCCATATTCAAATGCCGGGGCTTTCTCTATTTCAGGAATTGGTCGATGTTTGCCAATCCAACCCCGGAATGACGACTGGGCAGTTGCTTGAGCTGTATCGTGATAATAAATTTGCGAATCAACTTGAAAAACTGGCAACTTGGAACGATATAGAAATAGAGGAAATAGCGGAAAAGACATTTAAAGATGCTTTAAACCATCTATTTAACAGCGCGCTTGATGAGCGTTTTGACTATTTGATAGCCAAAGAACGAACTGAAGGGCTGACCCCAGAAGAACGCGCCGAAGTCCGCCTTATCACACTGTCACGTGTGAAAATATAA
- the rpoD gene encoding RNA polymerase sigma factor RpoD: MEQNPQSQLKLLVTKGKEQGYLTYAEVNDHLPEDIVDSDQIEDIIQMINDMGIQVMEEAPDADDLILAETTSDTDEDAAEAAAQVLSSVESEIGRTTDPVRMYMREMGTVELLTREGEIDIAKRIEDGINQVQCSVAEYPEAITYLLEQYDLVEAGESRLSDLITGFVDPNAEEDLAPTATHVGSELPQEELDKDDDEDDDEDEDGDDSDSDDDNSIDPELAREKFGELRTQYEKTRQHIKQFGRSNAQTALAIEELSEVFKQFRLVPKQFDYLVNNMREMMDRVRFQERTIMKLCVEQCKMPKKNFITLFSGNETSETWLTAAKAMNKPWCEKLLEVEEEILRCLQRLRQIEEETGLTIEQVKDINRRMSIGEAKARRAKKEMVEANLRLVISIAKKYTNRGLQFLDLIQEGNIGLMKAVDKFEYRRGYKFSTYATWWIRQAITRSIADQARTIRIPVHMIETINKLNRISRQMLQEMGREPSPEELAERMMMPEDKIRKVLKIAKEPISMETPIGDDEDSHLGDFIEDNTLELPLDSATSESLRSATHEVLAGLTAREAKVLRMRFGIDMNTDHTLEEVGKQFDVTRERIRQIEAKALRKLRHPSRSEVLRSFLDE, from the coding sequence ATGGAGCAAAACCCGCAGTCGCAGCTTAAGCTACTCGTAACCAAGGGTAAGGAGCAAGGTTACTTAACCTATGCTGAGGTCAACGACCATCTGCCGGAAGATATCGTCGATTCAGATCAGATTGAAGATATCATCCAGATGATTAATGACATGGGCATCCAGGTCATGGAAGAAGCACCTGACGCCGATGATTTGATACTCGCTGAAACCACTTCCGATACGGATGAAGATGCAGCAGAAGCCGCTGCTCAAGTTCTATCCAGTGTGGAAAGTGAAATTGGTCGTACTACAGACCCTGTGCGCATGTACATGCGTGAAATGGGTACCGTCGAACTCTTAACCCGTGAAGGTGAGATCGACATAGCAAAACGTATCGAAGATGGCATCAACCAAGTTCAGTGCTCTGTTGCAGAGTACCCTGAAGCCATTACTTATCTACTCGAACAGTATGACCTCGTTGAAGCAGGCGAAAGCCGCTTATCCGATTTGATTACTGGTTTCGTCGATCCTAACGCTGAAGAAGATTTAGCACCAACCGCAACACACGTTGGTTCTGAGCTTCCACAAGAAGAGTTGGATAAAGACGATGATGAAGACGATGATGAAGACGAAGACGGCGATGACAGTGATAGCGATGATGATAACAGCATCGATCCTGAACTAGCCCGTGAAAAATTCGGTGAATTGCGTACGCAATACGAAAAAACGCGTCAGCACATTAAGCAGTTTGGTCGTAGCAATGCACAAACAGCACTTGCTATCGAAGAACTTTCTGAAGTCTTCAAGCAATTCCGTTTAGTGCCTAAGCAATTTGACTATCTGGTCAATAACATGCGTGAAATGATGGATCGCGTTCGTTTCCAAGAACGTACTATCATGAAGCTATGTGTTGAACAGTGCAAAATGCCTAAGAAAAACTTCATCACGTTATTCAGTGGCAATGAAACCAGTGAAACTTGGTTAACAGCAGCCAAAGCGATGAACAAGCCTTGGTGTGAAAAGCTGCTAGAAGTTGAAGAAGAAATTTTGCGTTGTCTGCAAAGATTACGTCAAATTGAAGAAGAAACTGGCCTGACAATTGAACAGGTAAAAGATATTAACCGTCGTATGTCTATCGGTGAAGCGAAAGCACGCCGTGCGAAAAAAGAGATGGTTGAAGCAAACTTACGTCTGGTAATTTCTATCGCGAAGAAATATACCAACCGTGGTTTGCAATTCCTTGACCTAATCCAAGAAGGTAATATTGGTCTGATGAAAGCGGTTGATAAATTTGAATATCGCCGTGGTTATAAATTCTCGACCTATGCAACTTGGTGGATCCGTCAGGCAATTACACGTTCTATCGCGGATCAGGCTCGTACCATTCGTATTCCGGTACATATGATTGAAACCATCAACAAACTGAACCGTATCTCTCGTCAGATGCTACAGGAAATGGGCCGTGAACCTTCCCCTGAAGAGTTAGCGGAACGTATGATGATGCCGGAAGACAAGATCCGTAAAGTCCTGAAGATCGCTAAAGAGCCAATCTCAATGGAAACGCCAATCGGTGATGATGAAGATTCACATCTCGGCGACTTTATTGAAGATAACACGTTAGAGCTACCATTAGACTCAGCGACATCAGAAAGTCTGCGTTCAGCAACTCATGAAGTGCTAGCAGGTCTGACGGCTCGTGAAGCAAAAGTTCTACGTATGCGTTTTGGTATCGATATGAACACCGACCATACCTTAGAAGAGGTGGGTAAACAGTTCGACGTTACGCGTGAGCGTATTCGTCAAATCGAGGCTAAAGCTCTACGTAAATTGCGTCATCCAAGCCGCTCTGAAGTTCTACGTAGCTTCCTTGACGAATAA
- a CDS encoding YkgJ family cysteine cluster protein has translation MSLETESLFPCDKCGACCRHVDRAHETQFLDRGDGVCKNYNETNMLCTIYDERPDICRVDKQYSLHYHKQYTWHEFIEINRIACEIILGSE, from the coding sequence ATGAGCTTAGAAACCGAGTCGCTATTTCCTTGTGATAAATGTGGGGCATGCTGCCGCCATGTTGATCGTGCGCATGAAACTCAATTTCTTGATCGAGGTGATGGCGTTTGTAAGAATTATAATGAAACTAATATGTTATGTACTATCTATGATGAGCGTCCAGATATCTGCCGTGTCGATAAACAGTATTCGCTTCATTATCACAAGCAATATACATGGCATGAATTCATTGAAATTAACAGAATTGCTTGTGAGATAATACTGGGCAGTGAATAG
- a CDS encoding cobalamin adenosyltransferase, with amino-acid sequence MQQKNYNWQKEVNDTIVQSLVTSFGLDFLLLKDKKGGDVDTIHNVRNDIWATEVEKDRYENRGQYDSHEYHSHENYKETNRRGKQQKLSGELIDSYTGETFSQQDVTNLDHIIAAYEVHNDPARVLAEIDGADLANRDSNLTFTNETLNKSKKAQKMADFMVNLKSQQTQIKTEINVLESKGQLTDIELKKLKTLKNKQKANFDVMEAIDKKARKQYDAEISRKYYSSSKFFVNTASAAINTGLRMGARQMLGIVFAELWFELKDAIPKLIEQHKTNFKLKIFIEDLRDVVTNIWERLKVRFKDFWTEFNNGLFGGLLASVTTTMLNIFLTSTKLIVKLIRESVNSLFSAAKLLFFNPENLALGDLLKSAIKIISTSISVILGSMITTYLNGILSFPFGNDVAVFIGVLISGLLTLAMCYFLEHSEFMQKIWNFLNKFRNKYELTLQYYREVNAALDEYLVKLVQLEFNFNVTEMQVFTNALQVTNSEYERKIILNQEIKRNNIVLPFDAESDDSFSEWLDSL; translated from the coding sequence ATGCAGCAGAAAAATTATAATTGGCAAAAGGAAGTGAACGATACAATTGTTCAAAGTTTAGTGACTTCTTTTGGTTTGGATTTTTTATTATTAAAAGATAAAAAAGGGGGCGATGTTGATACCATCCATAATGTCAGAAACGATATTTGGGCGACAGAAGTAGAAAAAGATCGTTATGAGAATCGTGGGCAATACGATTCTCATGAATATCACAGTCATGAAAACTACAAAGAAACAAACCGTAGAGGTAAGCAACAAAAATTATCCGGTGAATTAATTGATTCTTACACTGGCGAAACTTTTAGTCAGCAAGATGTGACTAATCTTGATCACATTATTGCCGCTTATGAGGTTCATAATGACCCTGCACGTGTTCTTGCTGAAATTGATGGTGCGGATTTAGCGAACCGTGACTCAAATTTGACCTTTACGAATGAAACATTAAATAAGTCGAAAAAAGCCCAAAAAATGGCAGACTTTATGGTGAATTTAAAATCACAACAAACACAGATTAAAACAGAAATTAATGTGTTAGAAAGTAAAGGGCAACTAACCGATATTGAGCTAAAAAAACTCAAGACACTTAAGAATAAGCAAAAAGCCAATTTTGATGTCATGGAGGCTATCGATAAAAAGGCCAGAAAACAGTATGACGCTGAAATTAGTCGTAAGTACTACAGTAGCAGTAAGTTTTTTGTGAATACGGCCTCAGCGGCCATTAACACTGGGTTGAGAATGGGAGCAAGGCAAATGCTAGGGATTGTATTTGCAGAGCTTTGGTTTGAATTAAAAGACGCTATCCCGAAGTTGATTGAACAGCATAAAACAAACTTTAAACTTAAAATCTTCATTGAAGATTTGAGGGATGTTGTCACAAATATTTGGGAAAGATTAAAGGTTCGTTTTAAAGATTTTTGGACTGAGTTTAATAATGGGCTGTTTGGTGGGCTATTAGCGAGTGTAACAACTACGATGCTGAATATCTTCCTGACATCCACAAAACTGATAGTAAAATTAATTCGAGAGTCAGTAAATAGTTTATTTTCAGCGGCTAAGCTACTATTTTTTAACCCTGAAAATTTAGCATTAGGCGATTTGCTAAAATCAGCCATTAAAATTATTTCGACCAGTATCTCTGTTATTTTAGGTTCAATGATAACAACATACTTGAATGGAATATTATCATTTCCCTTCGGTAATGATGTGGCAGTATTTATTGGCGTTTTGATTTCCGGTTTATTGACATTGGCGATGTGTTATTTTTTAGAGCATAGTGAGTTCATGCAAAAAATTTGGAATTTTTTGAATAAATTCCGAAATAAATATGAGCTGACATTACAGTACTACCGAGAAGTTAATGCGGCTTTAGATGAATATCTTGTCAAACTTGTTCAGCTCGAGTTTAACTTTAATGTGACTGAAATGCAGGTATTTACCAATGCATTACAAGTGACGAATTCAGAATATGAGCGAAAAATTATTCTCAATCAGGAAATTAAGAGAAATAATATTGTATTGCCCTTTGATGCAGAAAGTGATGATTCATTCAGCGAGTGGCTGGACTCATTATGA
- a CDS encoding chemotaxis protein produces MAIPFIIAGAAIAAAAFGGKKAYDGYQTKSEADDMLAKAQRRYDENKEVLESINVSTTNELEKLGTLELQIGESFSKFNTIAQSILKQLNESGQDISISIPRHEINKIENLAISATEYLGTLVGAGASSAAAGFAVYGGVMAFAAASTGTPIAALSGAAAYNATMAAIGGGSLAAGGWGMAGGAMVLGGAVVAPILAIAGWAYNSHAEKALDNARKIRSEVNGAVAKMTLAHENLTKTKEYVVAIYHVLEAQFNVFKPYLLALIEADKIIQRNKALGNTNTHGITDELKLTINNGYKLAAIMTNLITTPLFKPKLNENNEVVIVDEVIEIETDSHGLKVINQDCLDKQLDETERFTLS; encoded by the coding sequence ATGGCAATACCATTTATTATTGCAGGTGCGGCTATTGCTGCCGCCGCGTTTGGTGGAAAGAAAGCTTATGACGGTTACCAAACAAAATCAGAAGCGGATGATATGTTAGCGAAAGCTCAACGCCGTTATGATGAAAATAAAGAGGTTCTGGAATCTATTAATGTCAGTACGACCAATGAATTAGAGAAGCTAGGTACGCTTGAATTACAAATTGGTGAAAGTTTCAGTAAGTTTAATACTATCGCACAATCAATATTAAAACAGCTAAATGAATCAGGACAGGATATTTCTATCTCTATTCCTCGTCATGAAATTAATAAAATTGAAAACTTAGCGATTTCAGCAACAGAGTATCTAGGAACCTTAGTCGGTGCCGGTGCATCAAGTGCTGCGGCAGGTTTTGCTGTTTATGGCGGTGTGATGGCATTTGCCGCGGCATCGACGGGAACACCAATTGCAGCGCTTTCAGGTGCGGCTGCTTATAATGCGACAATGGCGGCTATCGGTGGTGGTTCACTGGCCGCCGGGGGATGGGGGATGGCCGGTGGCGCAATGGTGTTAGGCGGTGCCGTTGTTGCTCCTATCTTAGCTATTGCGGGTTGGGCTTATAATTCCCATGCCGAAAAAGCGTTAGATAATGCTCGAAAAATTCGTTCTGAAGTTAATGGTGCCGTTGCAAAAATGACTTTAGCACATGAGAATTTAACGAAAACTAAAGAGTATGTTGTCGCTATTTATCATGTTTTGGAAGCACAATTCAATGTGTTTAAACCCTATTTATTGGCGCTTATAGAGGCAGACAAGATAATTCAACGTAATAAAGCATTGGGCAACACAAATACCCATGGTATTACGGATGAATTAAAATTGACCATTAATAATGGCTATAAGCTCGCCGCTATTATGACCAATCTAATTACGACACCATTATTTAAGCCAAAATTAAATGAAAATAATGAGGTTGTTATCGTTGATGAAGTTATCGAAATTGAAACGGATAGCCACGGGCTAAAAGTTATCAATCAGGATTGCCTAGATAAACAGTTAGATGAAACTGAACGTTTTACTCTATCTTAA
- a CDS encoding helix-turn-helix transcriptional regulator, giving the protein MDDYKKNQGVRLATIILETYLYGEVDKCELASRFKVSERTIYRDLNSLSLILEHKGNSKYGFSTVVEYYKMISFFGIDKYLPDFSQSFLKSIPETIQNRSVLIKFNGIEHKIKSYLKKHYEKIRYAIDNKRECHILYKNKNRTIHPYKLVCHNTIWYLNAMEEGKLKSFSLNRIEWLDVSKVTFSPDDNILNILMGSKDPWTSHNNFNVRVQVSSSISDYFKRRDVLPNQYIVDENSEYLTVSCSAMSEKQILPLIQYWIPNIKILEPEWLKVKFEKKLQDYISHL; this is encoded by the coding sequence ATGGATGACTATAAAAAAAATCAAGGAGTCAGATTAGCGACAATTATTCTCGAAACTTATCTTTATGGTGAAGTCGATAAATGTGAGCTAGCTTCTCGTTTTAAAGTCAGCGAGCGGACAATTTATCGAGATTTGAATTCATTAAGCTTAATTTTAGAGCATAAAGGGAATTCGAAGTACGGTTTTTCGACAGTTGTCGAATATTATAAAATGATTTCTTTTTTTGGCATAGATAAGTATTTACCTGATTTTAGTCAATCTTTTCTGAAAAGTATTCCTGAGACTATTCAGAATAGAAGTGTTCTCATTAAATTTAATGGTATTGAGCATAAGATTAAGAGTTACTTAAAAAAACATTATGAAAAAATAAGGTATGCAATTGATAATAAAAGAGAATGTCATATTCTCTATAAAAACAAAAATCGGACAATACATCCCTATAAACTGGTATGTCACAATACGATTTGGTACTTGAATGCAATGGAAGAGGGGAAGCTTAAGTCATTTTCATTGAATAGAATTGAATGGTTAGATGTAAGCAAAGTAACATTTTCACCAGATGATAATATTTTGAATATATTAATGGGAAGTAAGGACCCATGGACTAGCCATAATAATTTTAATGTTCGAGTACAGGTTTCATCATCAATATCTGATTACTTCAAGAGAAGGGATGTGTTACCAAATCAGTATATTGTTGATGAAAATAGTGAGTATTTAACAGTTTCATGTTCTGCAATGAGTGAAAAACAGATTTTACCTTTAATCCAATACTGGATCCCAAATATTAAAATATTAGAGCCAGAATGGTTAAAGGTAAAGTTTGAAAAAAAATTACAAGATTATATTAGTCACTTGTAA